The following coding sequences are from one Paenibacillus sp. JDR-2 window:
- a CDS encoding inorganic phosphate transporter yields the protein MDSITLWMVVILALGFDFINGFHDTANAIATTVSTRALKPRVAIIMAACMNFIGAVTFTGVAKKIGSGVANPADLSNGVEIVIAALISAIAWNLLTWWFGIPSSSSHALIGSLAGAVASGAGFDAINAHGFIDIVKALIFSPLIAFSAGFIIMWILKLIFARTSPHQVNKGFRFGQILTAAFQSFSHGTNDAQKAMGIITFALVAGGIQDHFEVPLWVKMSAALAMALGTSIGGWKIIKTMGTKIFKIEPINGFAADVGSAGVILSATMLELPVSTTHVITSSILGVGSAKRFSSVRWSLAGKIVIAWFITIPITALFAAGVYWVIDTVFM from the coding sequence ATGGATTCAATCACATTATGGATGGTTGTCATACTTGCGCTCGGTTTCGACTTTATTAACGGTTTCCACGATACGGCGAACGCAATCGCTACGACGGTATCGACCCGTGCCCTTAAACCAAGGGTTGCCATTATTATGGCGGCGTGCATGAACTTTATCGGTGCGGTTACGTTTACGGGCGTTGCGAAAAAAATCGGAAGCGGCGTTGCCAATCCGGCGGATCTGTCTAACGGGGTAGAGATCGTTATTGCCGCCCTTATATCGGCGATTGCCTGGAACCTTCTTACCTGGTGGTTCGGCATTCCTTCGTCTTCCTCGCATGCTTTGATCGGTTCGCTTGCCGGCGCTGTAGCTTCGGGCGCGGGATTTGATGCCATTAACGCACACGGGTTTATCGATATTGTTAAGGCGCTTATTTTCTCGCCGTTGATTGCTTTTTCGGCCGGTTTTATCATCATGTGGATCTTAAAGCTAATCTTCGCAAGGACAAGCCCGCATCAGGTGAACAAGGGCTTCCGGTTCGGACAGATTCTGACAGCGGCATTCCAGTCGTTCTCCCATGGCACAAACGACGCGCAGAAAGCGATGGGTATCATTACGTTTGCGCTCGTAGCTGGCGGTATCCAGGATCACTTCGAGGTTCCGCTGTGGGTTAAAATGTCGGCCGCGCTTGCGATGGCCCTTGGTACATCCATAGGCGGATGGAAGATTATTAAGACGATGGGCACGAAGATCTTCAAGATCGAGCCGATTAACGGCTTTGCCGCAGACGTAGGCTCGGCGGGCGTTATCCTGTCGGCAACGATGCTCGAGCTGCCTGTCAGCACAACGCATGTTATCACTTCCTCGATTCTCGGCGTAGGCTCCGCGAAACGCTTCTCGAGCGTACGCTGGTCGCTTGCCGGGAAGATCGTTATCGCATGGTTTATTACTATCCCGATCACAGCGCTGTTTGCAGCAGGCGTGTATTGGGTAATTGATACGGTATTTATGTAA
- a CDS encoding DUF559 domain-containing protein, producing MNKLNNPALQQFIESFEREALLKGSFRNKLERSQLFFLERVWGPAFGDNFDGLKAEHPFLDHKGGQRFCDFVYVKNGMKLVIEIDGFTTHARDISPAEFQDHLSRQNDLVLSGWLVLRFSAWQVEHQPQQCIVKVKQAIGHWWSLTYQRDLKQTTNIWEIRKQWIIQMALRQQGKIRPGDVAQEFQISNRTAVDWLHRLETAKLLQRLPAKHRVTTYVLADYVAST from the coding sequence ATGAATAAATTAAATAATCCTGCCTTGCAACAGTTTATTGAATCCTTCGAACGCGAAGCCCTGTTAAAAGGATCTTTCCGGAACAAGTTGGAACGGTCGCAGTTGTTTTTTCTCGAGCGTGTGTGGGGACCGGCATTCGGAGACAATTTCGACGGGCTGAAGGCAGAGCATCCCTTTTTGGATCATAAAGGCGGACAACGATTTTGTGATTTTGTTTACGTTAAAAACGGCATGAAGCTCGTAATTGAAATTGATGGTTTTACTACACACGCACGTGACATTTCGCCAGCAGAATTTCAAGATCATTTATCCCGGCAGAATGACCTCGTCTTGTCAGGCTGGCTGGTGCTGCGTTTCTCCGCATGGCAGGTCGAGCATCAGCCCCAGCAATGTATCGTGAAAGTGAAGCAGGCAATAGGCCACTGGTGGTCATTGACTTATCAACGAGACTTGAAACAAACAACGAATATTTGGGAAATACGTAAACAGTGGATTATACAAATGGCACTGCGGCAACAAGGGAAGATCCGGCCGGGAGATGTCGCGCAGGAATTTCAAATCAGTAACCGAACAGCCGTAGACTGGCTTCATCGCCTCGAAACCGCAAAGCTTCTTCAGAGATTACCAGCCAAGCATCGTGTTACTACATATGTATTAGCGGACTATGTTGCTTCAACATAG
- a CDS encoding YerC/YecD family TrpR-related protein, protein MQLKKLNDKAIDQLFEAILTLKSVEECYIFFDDLCTVNEIQSLSQRLEVARMLGKGSTYNQIEAETGASTATISRVKRCLNYGNDGYKMTLERLGR, encoded by the coding sequence ATGCAGCTTAAGAAGCTGAACGATAAAGCAATCGATCAATTATTCGAAGCGATTCTTACCCTTAAATCCGTTGAGGAATGTTATATCTTTTTTGACGACCTGTGCACGGTGAATGAAATCCAGTCGTTGTCGCAGCGTCTCGAGGTTGCGCGCATGCTGGGCAAGGGCAGCACGTATAACCAAATCGAGGCAGAGACTGGCGCCAGCACGGCAACGATTTCCCGGGTTAAGCGCTGTTTGAATTATGGTAACGATGGGTATAAAATGACTTTAGAGCGTTTAGGCAGATAG
- a CDS encoding sirohydrochlorin chelatase: protein MKPGILVISHGSREAEWVRLVDEAVAAAAASPHLQGVPVYSSFLEIVEGRLIQDGIDALEEQGVTDLFVLPLFLSSGSTHVDEIGQAFGLPPVAELEGDLGIFRVNAKVHYGMPIDDDPDIAELLLSNIKQLSIQPEAETVMLIAHGSREKVFHERWQHGLNQLAERLRKLGGFAHSATAMLLPDQAAAHLRALQEERPSEAVIVVPLFLSKGYFTNTVIPSRLQGLDYRYNGQAMLPHPAIERWLERRMTAWLQER, encoded by the coding sequence ATGAAGCCGGGCATTCTCGTGATCAGTCATGGTTCGAGGGAAGCAGAATGGGTTCGGCTCGTTGACGAGGCGGTAGCTGCCGCGGCAGCTTCTCCTCATTTACAAGGCGTGCCGGTCTATTCTTCTTTTCTCGAAATTGTTGAAGGCCGTTTGATTCAGGATGGCATAGATGCGCTGGAAGAGCAGGGAGTAACGGATTTATTCGTGCTTCCTTTGTTCCTTTCGTCCGGCAGCACGCATGTCGATGAGATCGGGCAGGCGTTTGGCCTGCCGCCGGTGGCCGAGCTTGAAGGCGATCTTGGCATCTTCAGGGTTAACGCCAAGGTTCATTACGGCATGCCGATTGATGACGATCCCGATATTGCGGAGCTGCTGCTGTCGAATATTAAGCAGCTGTCTATCCAGCCGGAAGCAGAGACGGTTATGCTCATTGCGCATGGAAGCCGGGAAAAGGTTTTCCATGAACGCTGGCAGCACGGTCTGAACCAGCTCGCGGAACGGCTGCGGAAGCTGGGCGGCTTTGCCCACTCCGCTACGGCGATGCTGCTGCCCGATCAGGCGGCGGCTCATTTGAGAGCTTTGCAAGAGGAGAGACCAAGTGAAGCGGTAATCGTCGTTCCTCTATTTTTGAGCAAGGGTTATTTTACGAATACGGTCATTCCATCGCGGTTGCAGGGTCTGGATTACCGGTACAACGGGCAGGCTATGCTGCCTCATCCGGCTATTGAACGGTGGCTGGAGCGGCGTATGACGGCTTGGCTTCAGGAGAGGTAA
- a CDS encoding diacylglycerol kinase, translating to MKRARLIYNPTSGREEMKRRLPDILQKLDQAGIETSCHATIGAGDATIAAADAAERDYDLIIAAGGDGTIYEVINGMANKPNRPPLGILPLGTTNDFARAMGIPKHWEYACDLIIQNYTRPIDVGQANERYFINIAGGGSLTELTYDVPIKLKTMIGQLAYYLKGLEKMTRLSPTELVIEAEGVGKFHEEFMLFLICNSNSVGGFEKLAPDAKPDDGLFDVVLLRRCNLAEFIRIATLALRGEHLNDSHVIHFRTNKMKVTSPSYVQINLDGEYGGTLPFTFSVLPSHLQIFADEHGAASYRNR from the coding sequence ATGAAGCGTGCAAGATTGATTTACAACCCGACATCGGGAAGAGAAGAGATGAAGCGTCGTCTCCCGGATATTCTCCAGAAGCTGGACCAGGCAGGAATCGAGACCAGCTGCCATGCGACGATTGGAGCGGGAGATGCAACGATCGCCGCAGCGGATGCAGCGGAGCGGGATTATGATCTGATTATCGCGGCAGGCGGCGACGGGACCATCTACGAGGTTATTAACGGGATGGCGAATAAGCCAAACCGGCCGCCTCTTGGCATTTTGCCGCTGGGAACAACGAATGATTTCGCCCGCGCGATGGGCATCCCGAAGCATTGGGAATACGCGTGCGATCTGATTATCCAGAATTACACGCGGCCGATTGACGTCGGTCAAGCCAATGAGCGTTATTTCATTAATATTGCGGGGGGCGGCTCGCTGACCGAACTGACCTATGATGTACCGATTAAGCTGAAGACGATGATCGGGCAGCTGGCGTATTATTTGAAAGGCTTAGAGAAGATGACCCGCTTAAGCCCAACGGAGCTTGTGATTGAAGCAGAAGGGGTAGGCAAATTCCACGAGGAATTTATGCTTTTCCTGATCTGCAACAGCAATTCGGTTGGCGGATTCGAGAAGCTGGCGCCGGACGCGAAGCCGGATGACGGGCTGTTTGACGTCGTGCTTCTCAGGAGATGCAATCTGGCTGAATTTATCCGGATTGCTACGCTGGCGCTCCGGGGCGAGCATCTGAACGATTCGCATGTGATTCATTTCCGTACGAATAAGATGAAGGTCACTTCACCAAGTTATGTGCAGATTAACCTGGATGGTGAATACGGAGGGACGCTGCCGTTTACGTTTTCGGTGCTGCCGTCGCATCTGCAGATTTTTGCCGATGAGCATGGCGCGGCTTCCTATCGCAATCGCTGA
- the rlmD gene encoding 23S rRNA (uracil(1939)-C(5))-methyltransferase RlmD produces the protein MMNRNHTRNAGSNRKGHTQGGRKSGGAGRAPSQAAVDAPVQKNDEVVVDIIGLTHDGEGVGRADGYTLFIQGALPGERVRAKVMKVKKAYGYARLQELLDASADRVVPVCGIYDKCGGCQLQHMDYAAQLNWKRQHVVDALERIGKLQIAGEGEEASGITVHPTVGMNDPWRYRNKAQVPVGASAGAGELIAGFYAKGSHRIIDTDQCHIQHDRNDEVVRIVKAIGRELGVSAYDEESGKGLLRHVMTRTGFVSGEIMVVLVTNGRKLPQAELWVERIRAALPEVKSIVQNVNTRDTNVIFGDETKVLWGSEVIYDELDGIRFAISARSFYQVNPSQTIELYRTAVDYAQLTGKESVIDAYCGIGTISLFLARKAGRVYGVEIVPEAIEDAKRNAELNGISNASFEAGPAEVVIPRWREEGIIPDVIVVDPPRKGCDPALLDTILKMQPERVVYVSCNPSTLARDLRTLEDGGYKTVEVTPVDMFPWTSHVECVVWMVRK, from the coding sequence ATGATGAATAGAAATCATACGCGTAATGCGGGTTCAAATAGAAAAGGCCATACGCAAGGCGGCCGGAAGAGCGGGGGAGCGGGAAGAGCTCCTTCGCAGGCTGCCGTGGATGCGCCGGTGCAAAAAAACGATGAGGTTGTTGTCGACATTATCGGTCTGACCCATGACGGTGAAGGGGTTGGCCGGGCGGACGGCTATACCTTGTTCATTCAAGGGGCGCTGCCAGGCGAGCGTGTACGGGCGAAAGTAATGAAGGTAAAAAAAGCGTACGGCTACGCGCGCCTTCAAGAGCTGCTGGATGCAAGCGCGGACCGCGTAGTTCCGGTATGCGGCATTTACGACAAATGCGGCGGCTGCCAGCTGCAGCATATGGACTATGCCGCGCAGCTGAACTGGAAGCGGCAGCATGTCGTGGATGCGCTCGAGCGGATCGGGAAGCTGCAGATTGCTGGCGAAGGCGAGGAGGCATCCGGGATTACCGTTCATCCAACGGTAGGGATGAACGATCCGTGGCGCTACCGCAATAAGGCGCAGGTGCCGGTCGGGGCTTCAGCGGGTGCCGGCGAGCTGATTGCAGGCTTTTACGCCAAGGGCAGCCATCGCATTATCGATACGGATCAATGCCATATTCAGCATGACCGCAACGATGAGGTTGTCCGGATTGTGAAGGCCATCGGCAGGGAGCTTGGCGTATCGGCGTATGATGAGGAGAGCGGCAAAGGGCTGCTCCGCCATGTAATGACGCGGACAGGCTTTGTGAGCGGCGAGATTATGGTCGTGCTAGTGACCAACGGACGCAAGCTTCCGCAAGCCGAGTTGTGGGTGGAGCGAATCCGCGCGGCGTTGCCGGAAGTAAAAAGCATCGTGCAGAACGTAAATACTCGCGATACGAATGTCATCTTTGGCGATGAGACGAAGGTGTTATGGGGCAGCGAGGTGATCTATGACGAGCTTGACGGTATCCGGTTCGCGATCTCGGCGCGTTCATTCTATCAGGTGAACCCGTCGCAGACGATAGAGCTCTACCGGACAGCCGTTGATTATGCGCAGCTTACAGGCAAGGAGTCCGTTATTGATGCCTATTGCGGCATCGGGACGATCTCTTTGTTCCTTGCACGGAAGGCTGGCCGAGTCTACGGCGTAGAGATTGTGCCGGAGGCTATCGAGGATGCGAAGCGTAATGCGGAGCTGAACGGCATCAGCAACGCCTCGTTTGAGGCAGGCCCTGCGGAAGTTGTCATCCCTCGCTGGCGCGAGGAGGGGATTATCCCCGACGTCATTGTCGTGGACCCGCCGCGCAAGGGCTGCGACCCGGCGCTGCTGGATACGATCCTGAAGATGCAGCCGGAGCGGGTGGTTTACGTCAGCTGTAATCCTTCCACGCTCGCGCGAGATTTGCGCACGCTCGAAGACGGCGGCTATAAGACGGTAGAGGTTACGCCGGTCGATATGTTCCCGTGGACGAGCCACGTGGAGTGCGTTGTGTGGATGGTTCGAAAATAA
- a CDS encoding ATP-binding protein translates to MRTERETGTGRKHLTVLVGMIVVFTIVTSLFIYGWVKPTFQYPEARGGVLDARQWDFANQGIVPLRGEWEFYENKLLTPQDFNTNGKALEADRRIVHVPGGWKGVDSASSGYGAGTYRLHIKVSDPDFYSLRGKKIRMSSHIYMNGSDLGGTGKPGLSPVRFVPSNLPFFGTIKADSGTIDIIIQIASYRYLEGGLVQAPEFGLTEDVLARRDNSRLADMVVITTLLVFGIYFAGMFKQWEKDPYLAYFSLFCLSLGLFFSFDNEIVVATLFPGISFLLLQKMLFILPYVSIFSFALYVYLYLGYERSLEYKWLSRFFYVSLALLAGIPNEYLADIIWLGIILHITAFAFIIRWIFRYRNGGVQVYYILMGLFFLIISWVYAQTRYQLALDNPYYMIVTPLLLVLSQSFLMSDRAREAYLRNERLAGQLIAYDRQKDEFLIHTSHEFKTPLHGIINLAQVVIDQNGEEIAQRHRENLSFIIAQATRLSALVNDIIDFQSLQQGNLTFHNRFFDMSGTVQATLESLKYLRRNDQIQLINQVPPGTFFLFTDENRMKQILVNLLGNALKFTERGSVAVAAESREGWLRLTFADTGAGMSKERQRELFKVDLYQAEAEPAVSAFQSSGLGLKISKALAVQMGGDLELQWSEPGKGSVFELRLPEAAETHRELEKVRAEAAVGLEQQLPEASLLTKSGTPLYTEEGTGEVKILLVDDDSSNIKVLQELFPSSRYHVFVAYNGEDALKLIKQHRGELSLVLLDVMMPGLSGYEVCRRIREENPLYQLPVLLLTVRNSPADIALGFEAGANDFLVKPFSGKELLARVQTLLQMKEAVEQAIRMETLFLQSQIKPHFVYNALSGIISLCYSDGARAGKLLGEFSNYLRLSFDLDPRHAKVSLNRELSLTKSYVELEQARFGERLHVEWEVGAPTETLVPALILQPLVENAIRHGVMKRLSGGNVVIRAKLVQYGLQISVQDDGVGMNPDQLDRMFKTERMGGSIGLINVHKRLINEFGQGLRIESVQGKGTTVAFRIPFRMQVVELDGEGDEAR, encoded by the coding sequence ATGAGGACGGAGCGGGAAACGGGTACAGGAAGAAAACATTTAACGGTATTGGTCGGCATGATTGTTGTTTTCACCATTGTTACTTCACTTTTTATTTATGGATGGGTAAAACCTACGTTTCAGTACCCGGAAGCGCGAGGAGGAGTGCTGGATGCCAGACAATGGGATTTTGCCAATCAAGGGATTGTGCCGCTACGGGGAGAATGGGAGTTTTATGAGAACAAGCTGCTGACTCCCCAGGATTTCAACACCAATGGAAAAGCACTGGAAGCGGATCGCCGAATCGTTCATGTCCCCGGAGGCTGGAAGGGTGTCGATTCCGCAAGCAGCGGTTACGGTGCGGGTACGTACCGTCTGCATATAAAGGTTAGCGATCCTGATTTTTATAGCCTTAGAGGCAAAAAGATTCGCATGTCCAGCCATATCTATATGAACGGCTCGGACCTCGGCGGCACCGGAAAGCCCGGTTTGTCCCCAGTGCGATTTGTCCCCAGCAACCTTCCGTTTTTCGGTACAATTAAAGCGGATTCGGGCACCATCGACATCATTATTCAGATCGCCAGCTATCGTTATCTGGAGGGTGGCTTGGTGCAAGCGCCGGAGTTCGGGTTAACGGAGGATGTATTGGCCAGGCGAGATAATTCAAGGCTCGCGGATATGGTTGTCATTACCACGCTTCTGGTATTCGGGATCTATTTCGCAGGGATGTTCAAGCAATGGGAGAAGGACCCTTATCTGGCTTATTTCAGCTTATTCTGCTTGTCATTAGGGTTGTTTTTCAGCTTCGATAACGAAATCGTCGTGGCGACCCTGTTCCCCGGGATCTCCTTCTTGTTATTGCAGAAGATGCTGTTCATCCTGCCTTATGTCTCCATCTTCTCGTTTGCCCTCTATGTCTATTTGTACCTGGGCTATGAGAGAAGCTTGGAATATAAGTGGCTTAGCCGGTTTTTTTACGTTTCCCTGGCCTTATTGGCGGGCATTCCGAACGAGTATTTAGCTGATATTATTTGGTTGGGAATTATTCTGCATATCACCGCTTTCGCTTTCATTATTCGCTGGATTTTCCGTTATCGGAATGGCGGCGTTCAAGTTTACTATATTTTAATGGGTTTATTTTTCCTAATCATTAGCTGGGTCTATGCCCAGACGCGCTATCAGCTGGCGCTCGACAATCCGTATTATATGATCGTAACGCCGCTGCTTCTCGTGCTGTCGCAGTCGTTCCTCATGTCGGACCGGGCTCGCGAGGCGTATCTGCGCAACGAGAGATTGGCTGGGCAGCTGATTGCGTACGACCGCCAGAAGGATGAGTTTCTCATTCATACGTCCCATGAATTCAAGACGCCGCTGCACGGTATTATTAATCTGGCGCAGGTGGTAATTGACCAAAATGGCGAAGAGATAGCGCAGCGACATCGTGAAAATTTGAGCTTTATTATCGCCCAGGCGACCCGCCTGTCTGCGCTGGTGAACGATATTATCGATTTTCAAAGCTTGCAGCAAGGCAACCTGACGTTCCACAACCGATTCTTCGATATGAGCGGAACGGTGCAGGCGACGCTAGAATCGCTGAAATATTTACGGAGGAACGATCAGATACAGCTGATTAATCAGGTGCCTCCAGGAACCTTCTTTCTGTTCACCGATGAAAATCGAATGAAGCAGATTCTCGTGAATCTGCTGGGCAATGCGTTAAAGTTTACGGAACGGGGAAGCGTAGCGGTGGCCGCAGAGTCGCGAGAGGGCTGGCTTCGTTTGACGTTTGCCGATACCGGCGCCGGAATGAGCAAGGAACGGCAACGGGAGCTTTTCAAGGTTGATCTGTACCAAGCAGAAGCGGAGCCGGCGGTTTCGGCGTTTCAATCTTCCGGTCTAGGTCTGAAAATATCGAAAGCGCTGGCGGTACAAATGGGCGGCGATCTGGAACTGCAATGGTCGGAGCCAGGGAAGGGGTCCGTATTCGAGCTGCGGCTGCCGGAGGCTGCGGAAACGCATAGGGAATTGGAGAAAGTCCGGGCAGAGGCCGCTGTCGGTCTCGAGCAGCAGCTGCCCGAGGCTAGCTTGCTGACGAAGTCGGGAACCCCGCTTTATACGGAAGAGGGAACCGGCGAGGTAAAGATTTTATTGGTGGATGACGATTCCTCCAACATCAAAGTGCTGCAGGAGTTGTTTCCTTCTAGCCGCTATCACGTCTTTGTAGCATACAATGGAGAAGACGCGCTCAAGTTGATTAAGCAGCATCGCGGCGAACTGTCGCTTGTCCTGCTCGACGTAATGATGCCCGGGCTTTCAGGGTATGAAGTGTGCAGGCGCATCCGGGAGGAGAACCCACTCTACCAACTGCCCGTGTTGCTGTTGACGGTGCGCAATTCGCCGGCTGATATCGCGCTGGGCTTCGAGGCGGGAGCCAATGATTTTCTAGTAAAGCCGTTCAGCGGCAAGGAACTGCTGGCTCGGGTGCAAACGCTGCTGCAAATGAAGGAAGCCGTCGAGCAGGCCATTCGCATGGAGACGCTGTTTCTGCAATCGCAGATCAAGCCGCATTTTGTCTACAACGCCTTAAGCGGCATTATTTCATTATGCTACAGCGATGGCGCGCGGGCAGGCAAACTGCTTGGCGAATTCAGTAACTATTTGAGGCTTAGCTTTGATCTTGACCCCCGTCATGCCAAGGTAAGCCTAAACCGGGAGCTGTCTCTGACCAAATCCTATGTCGAGCTGGAGCAGGCCCGTTTCGGAGAACGCCTTCATGTGGAATGGGAGGTAGGTGCTCCAACGGAGACGCTGGTTCCGGCGCTGATCTTGCAGCCCCTGGTGGAAAATGCGATTCGGCATGGCGTAATGAAGCGGCTATCGGGAGGCAATGTAGTCATTCGGGCTAAGCTTGTCCAGTATGGCTTGCAGATCTCTGTTCAGGATGATGGGGTCGGCATGAACCCGGATCAGCTGGATCGAATGTTCAAAACAGAGCGGATGGGCGGAAGCATCGGGCTGATCAACGTGCATAAACGACTGATAAACGAATTCGGGCAAGGCCTAAGAATCGAGAGCGTTCAGGGCAAAGGCACAACCGTTGCCTTTAGAATTCCCTTTCGAATGCAGGTGGTTGAACTTGACGGAGAGGGGGATGAGGCAAGATGA
- a CDS encoding response regulator translates to MMRAIVVDDERLVAEQIDRMLVNAGVKVLGRCVNPHEALGMAKALQPDVLFLDIEMPELSGLEIAQQVYADKLDTEVVFITAYNQYAIDAFRVNALDYLLKPVMEEDLQRSLERIEKRRQHRGAVSSGGQRMVNVELFGKFALRLEDSPDPIRWVTSKCAELLAYMLLQTLEKEISKWELFEALWPALNEEKAGINLRSTVSRINKTLRDYGAGMTLASVRNGYRLVLSDEAPTVDAAELELFVLDGVEPDTDNVSHVEQLFHRCSQPFLQEFDSAWCEPYRKQYRQYFLHLGKKLLIYYEKTDAEPFKALRLADLLVEHEPYDESLREAALKLHHRTGGTASAAAYYEAYADLINTELGALPGVRLTALLRGITD, encoded by the coding sequence ATGATGAGAGCCATAGTCGTAGACGACGAGCGGCTGGTTGCGGAGCAAATAGACCGAATGCTGGTCAATGCCGGCGTAAAGGTATTGGGCCGCTGCGTGAATCCTCACGAGGCGCTTGGGATGGCAAAGGCGCTGCAGCCTGATGTATTGTTTCTTGATATTGAAATGCCGGAGCTAAGCGGACTGGAGATTGCGCAGCAGGTTTATGCGGACAAGCTCGACACGGAGGTTGTTTTCATTACCGCTTACAATCAATACGCAATCGATGCGTTCCGGGTGAATGCGCTCGATTATTTGCTGAAGCCGGTTATGGAAGAGGATTTGCAGCGTTCGCTGGAACGGATCGAAAAAAGACGGCAGCATCGCGGAGCTGTCAGCAGCGGCGGACAACGGATGGTTAACGTTGAGCTGTTCGGCAAGTTCGCGCTGCGTTTGGAAGATAGCCCGGACCCGATTCGCTGGGTAACATCCAAATGCGCGGAACTGCTCGCTTACATGCTTCTGCAGACTTTGGAGAAGGAAATCAGTAAATGGGAATTGTTCGAAGCACTGTGGCCGGCTTTGAACGAGGAGAAGGCGGGTATCAACCTTCGCAGCACGGTTAGCAGGATCAACAAGACGCTGCGTGATTACGGCGCGGGAATGACTCTAGCTTCTGTAAGGAACGGCTACAGGCTGGTTTTGTCCGATGAAGCGCCAACTGTGGATGCGGCGGAACTGGAGCTTTTTGTGCTGGACGGCGTCGAACCGGACACGGATAACGTGTCCCATGTCGAGCAGTTGTTTCATCGCTGCAGTCAACCGTTCCTGCAAGAGTTCGACAGTGCCTGGTGCGAGCCATACCGCAAGCAATATCGCCAGTATTTTCTGCATTTGGGGAAAAAGCTGCTTATCTATTACGAGAAAACCGATGCAGAACCGTTCAAGGCGCTTAGACTGGCCGACCTGCTGGTCGAACATGAGCCTTACGACGAATCGTTGCGCGAAGCGGCGCTGAAGCTGCACCATCGCACTGGCGGAACCGCAAGCGCGGCCGCCTACTATGAAGCATATGCCGATTTGATTAATACCGAGCTGGGAGCTTTGCCTGGCGTTAGGCTTACCGCTTTGCTTCGCGGCATAACGGATTGA